In Micromonospora sp. LH3U1, one genomic interval encodes:
- the murJ gene encoding murein biosynthesis integral membrane protein MurJ: MSGGLYRSANAAHDGGPGAGGRPGDEAIFISAEPLNQPAMESTAPPQEQVAEASAATNSAMMAVGSLVSRGTGFLRTLALTAALGGALVGDAYTTAQILPGMVYEFLLGGILTSVLIPVLVRRRKIDTDGGQAYAQRLLTLAVLALAVAALVAVAFASVLTSLYASKKTGADFRSLVTALSYLMLPMIFFTGLSALISAVLNTRGHFAAPMWAPILNNIVVIATAGLYIAIFGAEIVRPEEMTTGRILLIGGGTLLGVAIQAAGLLPALRKVGFRWRFRFDFRTLGLRELGRLGGWMFCYVAVSQVGLIVLFNLLNRAGKENAAGPLIYNNVFLLLMMAHGIIAVSIITALMPRMSAAAADGRYSDLAADLSRGTRTVSAVLAPIAVCYAVLATPLAVTLFRYGAFTDENASDTSLVLLLAALALVPFAISQLFTFAFYALPDTRTPALINIPVVALRIGVQVVLYVAFAAHFAAAGMMIGNAVSYLAAAFASAWLLRPRVGRIGMGAILRTLGRVAVAALGAALVGLLVVSLLPGGETPSWWQAVAQLVIGGVVIGGTYLGLAMLLRISEITEVVGMVRRRLGR, from the coding sequence ATGAGCGGCGGGCTCTACCGCAGCGCGAATGCCGCGCACGACGGCGGGCCCGGAGCCGGCGGGCGCCCGGGAGACGAGGCGATCTTCATCTCCGCCGAGCCGCTCAACCAGCCAGCCATGGAATCGACCGCGCCGCCGCAGGAGCAGGTGGCCGAGGCGAGTGCAGCGACCAACAGCGCCATGATGGCGGTCGGCAGCCTGGTCAGCCGTGGCACTGGTTTTCTGCGTACGTTGGCGTTGACCGCCGCGCTCGGTGGCGCGCTGGTTGGCGACGCGTACACCACCGCGCAGATTCTTCCCGGAATGGTCTACGAGTTCCTGCTCGGCGGCATCCTCACCAGCGTCCTGATTCCGGTGCTGGTCCGTCGGCGCAAGATCGACACCGATGGTGGTCAGGCGTACGCCCAGCGGCTGCTGACCCTCGCGGTGCTTGCCCTCGCCGTCGCGGCGCTGGTGGCGGTGGCCTTCGCCTCGGTGTTGACCTCGCTCTACGCCAGCAAGAAGACGGGCGCGGACTTCCGGAGCCTGGTCACGGCCCTGTCGTACCTGATGTTGCCGATGATCTTCTTCACCGGCCTCAGCGCGCTGATCAGCGCAGTGCTGAACACGCGGGGGCACTTCGCCGCACCGATGTGGGCGCCGATCCTGAACAACATCGTGGTGATCGCCACCGCGGGCCTGTATATCGCGATCTTCGGTGCGGAGATCGTCCGTCCCGAGGAGATGACCACCGGCCGGATCCTGCTGATCGGTGGCGGCACCCTGCTCGGCGTCGCAATCCAGGCCGCTGGGCTGCTGCCGGCGCTGCGCAAGGTCGGCTTCCGCTGGCGTTTCCGGTTCGATTTCCGCACCCTCGGCCTGCGTGAGCTGGGACGCCTCGGCGGCTGGATGTTCTGTTACGTCGCGGTGAGCCAGGTCGGCCTGATCGTGCTGTTCAACCTGCTGAACCGGGCAGGTAAGGAGAACGCCGCCGGCCCGCTGATCTACAACAACGTGTTCCTGCTGCTGATGATGGCGCACGGCATCATCGCCGTCTCGATCATCACGGCGCTGATGCCCCGGATGAGCGCGGCCGCCGCCGACGGCCGGTACTCCGACCTCGCCGCCGACCTCTCCCGGGGCACCCGAACCGTCTCGGCGGTGCTCGCCCCGATCGCGGTCTGCTACGCGGTACTGGCCACTCCACTAGCTGTGACGCTGTTCCGCTACGGCGCGTTCACCGACGAGAACGCGTCCGACACGTCGCTGGTGCTGCTGCTGGCGGCGCTGGCGCTCGTGCCGTTCGCCATCAGCCAGCTCTTCACCTTTGCCTTCTACGCCCTGCCGGACACCCGCACCCCGGCACTGATCAACATTCCGGTTGTCGCGCTGCGGATCGGCGTGCAGGTGGTGCTCTACGTCGCCTTCGCCGCGCACTTCGCCGCAGCCGGGATGATGATCGGCAACGCCGTGTCCTACCTGGCTGCGGCGTTCGCCTCCGCCTGGCTGCTGCGGCCCCGGGTCGGCCGGATCGGGATGGGCGCCATCCTGCGCACCCTCGGCCGGGTGGCGGTCGCCGCGTTGGGTGCCGCGCTGGTTGGTCTGCTCGTGGTGAGCCTGCTGCCCGGGGGTGAAACGCCGAGTTGGTGGCAGGCCGTGGCGCAGCTCGTGATCGGCGGCGTGGTGATCGGCGGGACCTACCTCGGTCTGGCCATGCTGCTGCGGATCAGCGAGATCACCGAGGTGGTCGGCATGGTCCGCCGCCGCCTCGGTCGCTAA